The stretch of DNA ACAGTAAGTAGCAGTTTGTCTACATTCGACAAGTCATTTGAGAAATAAGTTGCTCTATCTGCATGGTGGTGACGACATGGTGGTTACGTTTTTGGAACTAGCCTTTTAAACAAACGTACAAGTGCAGGGGTGTTTCTGAGAAGTAGGGGGGAGGGTGCATTTTATGTGAAAACTTGCATAAGTCTAAGGTTCCTCTTGTTTTTCCATTACAAGAACCTAAGACATACCTATGCAAGTTGGATAACCCACGTCAATACAGTGCAAATCTGTATGCAAGTCCATCCAATAACAAAAACGAGTAGCTTGAAATTAAACTGCAGTGATTAGGTGTCTGTGACCAATGAATttgattgggggggggggatacTCCTTCTCTTTAAcgttcaaataaaacaaaaaagtgagAAAAGTAATTTCCATGACATCACAAATAAGCCACTACAGATTTGTGCCTTAGAATTCATAATCTCTTTGCTCTCCAAATTTCTTCCACATTTAAGGATACAGAGTGGtgattagtaaaaaaaaaataataatttctttaaaaacaaagagTAAAACAGATAAAATTTAGAATCAAAGCAAACTGTTTTAAGAAAACTCCATTCACACTCACTTTCCCATATTCACAAATTATTGCTTCCTTTTAACCTTCTGAATGTGTGCATTCGTCTTTTTGGGTGTGggggaattgtgtgtgtgtgtgagagagagagagagagagagagaaggaaaggtgGGAGAAACACTGTCCTCAGCAGGCAGGTGTTTGATTTCCAGCAGCCACATTAGCCTTCTTCCTCCTCTTTATCAGCAATGGATTGGAGGAGTCCTCAATGGTCTTGATCTTGATCTGCTCGTAGTCTACTCTCATTGTGGCCAAGGCACTAGTCATTTCCTCCTGATGTGCACAGAAATGTGGATAGGAACTTATCAGTAGTCAAGCAACCAGACGTAGACATGCAAATGACATGGTGGTGACAGAAAAGGTAAAACACCCAGCGCATACGTTTCAAAGCCTTGTTTCTCACAGTTAATACAGCCCTTACACACCTGACATACATAGTTCAAAACAGTACATTTTAGACAAAAGAAGCTCACCTTGACATCCTCCCACACATCCTTCTCCTCTTTGAGTACACGACTTGTGTGTAGAGGGGTCTGTGGCACTTCCATTGACTGCTGCGTGACCACAGGCATATATCATGAGTTAGAAACACTCGTTTATTTAGAACAACCTTTACACAACACTAATATGCAAGTGTAGTCTCTTACATTTATCCACGGATGATTCATGAACTCTGTGATGGTCATCCTCTGTGTTGGTTCTGTCTTAAGCAATGTTCTAATAAGCTGCTTTgctgcaaaataaaacaaatattagctgtgtttcttcatccattcattcatccagaTTAAAGAGAGAAACAAGGGCAAAGGTTTTCACAGTCTTAAAAATaagtaattaataaaattaattaaataagtaACACAGaaaataagtaataataaaactaaCTCATACAGATACGACCACCTATACACACACCCACCTTCTTCAGAAACTTCAGACCATTCAGGATTGGGAAACTCATACTGTCCCATCCGGATCCTTGACTTCATCCCTGGAGATATGGCCAGCCCATGGTTGGAATAGAAAGGTGGGTAACCGCAGAGCCTGGTATAAACCATTAAATGAAGTTAGAAAATGGCCGCTGCAAACTAAAGAAATAATCCTCTGGAAAAAAACTAGAGACAGATCATGAGAGAGATTAACTTACAGAATATACATGATGACACCCAAAGACCACATGTCACAGGATTTATCATACTTTTCTGGACCGAGAACTTCAGGGGCTAAACATGGAGGGGGGTGGAGAATAGCAATGAGGCTTAAAACATGAGAGAATCAAAGAAGAAAACTCACAAATACCAACatcaatgcaaaaaaaaaaaaaaaaaaaaaaccagagctCTTAGAGACAATGACCCTTACCGACATAATAAGGAGTGTAGCATGGAGTGGCCAGTGAGTTGTGTGTAGTTGTCTCTTTGGCAAAACCAAAAtctgtgagtttgagagtggCATTGGGCCTTTTTGAGGTAAATAAAAGGTTCTCTGGCTGAAAAACAATCAAACGAGACAAGAACATTAAATCTCTATCAGTGCACATAGAACGATATCCCTTCGTTAGATAGACCCTTATCTAATTGCTAATAAAgatatttaaatgatattttaacagattacatttcaatatatcatgcattaaacattcatttatttttttattttatttgttttaggaCTGggacggtggtgcagcaggtaggtgtcgcagtcacacagctccagggacctggaggttgtgggttcgattcctgctccgggtgactgtctgtgaggagtgtggtgtgttctccctgtgtctgcatgggtttcctccggatgactgtctgtgaggagtgtggtgtgttctccctgtgtctgcgtgggtttcctctgggtgctccggtttcctcccacagtccaaaaacacacattggtaggtggattggtggctcaaaagtgtctgtaggtgtgagtgtgtgagtgaacgtgtgtgtgtgtctgtgttgccctgtgaaggattggcgccccctccagggtgtattcccgccttgtgcccaatgattccaggtaggctctggacccaccgcgaccctgaactggataagggttacagataatgaatgaatgaatgtttttttggactgttacTTGTTTATTCATCTCACTATTTCACAGCGCACTAGACAACGTAGTACACGCATACAGCGCGTAGAAGGGGTGTACATAGCTGGAGCAGGAGTGGGGTTTTTAGCTTGAGATCCAGTAGGAAACTAGACATTTTACAACTGATATGGACCACTGAAATCCAGACAAAAACCTGACAAACCAgaatacagacacagacacagacacacacacacacacacacagagacagacagtgcCATGTGCCGCATGAGATTAACGAGTGTTAATCAAAAATTGGGAAAGAGCACACTGCCCTGTATAGACTTTACTCCATTTTGGATTTTGATCTGTCTTTGATCTGTGCCACCCATCATCGTTTATATATTGGTCAACATGCCTCCACGTCAGAGTCCGTTGCCGCAGAAGTTGATATGAATTTAACTGTTTTGCCGCTTGACGGAGCACTGTTAACTACATACAGGCACATTTGTAGTCCGTCAGAGTCCTCACTGAAACATACGCTCTGTTAACCTCTTAGCTCACAGTCTCTTCCACTGTGAATTAGTAGTTGACTGGACTGGTTTACTGATACATTCAGTTGgctgttcattcattatataCCTGTGGTCCTCAGGATCTGGAGACTGTTTGCACCATACCTTCTTTTTTTGTATATCCTTTGTCTCAAACTCAAAATATTCTTATATCACGGACGTGTGTCTTTTCTTGAGGGCTAAATTTCTCTGTGTTACTCCGGCTCAGCTGAGGACATTGGTCACAATGCTTTCCTTCTGTCTAGCATGCATCTTGTTGATGGGTGCATACACAGAGGCCTTGAGGCCACTTCTAATTGGTGGACGTGTCCGGAGCATGGCACTTCTGATTGGTCTGCATGTTTATTCTTGGCAGGTCACGTTTGTTACTAAACTTAATGCTTCGTCTCTCCTGTCCAAAGGCATTGTGCGAGTGTATGCATGTATATTCCACTTATCATAAGTTAGTTAAGTTCATGGCTGTCCATTTGGTCTTTTCAAACAGGGGAGTTCAAGCCAAGGTTAGCCTCAGAGTTTTGTCGCTGAGGTTCCTGCCGACACTACGGCTCCACTATTGAAGCTGAACTGTTTACACTGCCGTGGAAATCTCACTGTCAATCAGTTATTCGGCAATTTAAGTGCAGAGTGAACTGCAGCAGGGGATTTTGGGAGTTTAAGGTAAGTACTATTAAACTgcattaatgttttaataaattatgAATACATATagtttacagaaataaaaacgtgtggacagtggctttaaaTCATAACGTGTTCCCTGCCGTTCAATCAAGGTTAGGCCTCTCACCTTTACATCTCTGTGTGCAATGTTTATGCCATGAAGGAACTGGATGGCTTCGCCTATGCTCTTCATTATATCTGAGGCCTCTAGAGTGGtcagggagagagaatgagggattAGCAACAACATTTTTTGACAGTAGCTGAGGTATTTTATAACAGATTAATGCTTACCTCTTTCAGTGAATGCCTGGTCCCCTCTGTCCTGAATTCGACTAAACAGCTCCCCTCCGGCCATGCTGCAACAAACCAACACACAAGTCAGCATACacttagtacacacacacacacaataaatgtattaataaaggATATTTAAATGTGGTATAAAATAATCAATCTAAGATCAACACAGTGGATTTATATAAATCAATAGTCAATAGATTTAATCAATTATTTTGGTTAGCTACAACAATattctgtgattaatcatgattagtTGAGTAAAAGTGCTAGTAGTAGGggttgcagtgttttttttcagtttattttttttaattataattgttTCCTGTTGCGATATTGTTGCTTGCTTTCTAACAGAACTGGCTCTACACAGTCTGCTTTACGTTATCGTACCTGAGCAACATGGCTGTTTAAGTTCATCTTTGTCTCCCACTGCTCCACTGGTGAAAACCGAGTGAGGCTGGGGTTGAGCAGATGACCTCTTAAGGTCCGAAAGCAATGTAGATTGTGTGAAAAAAATCTGATGTTTTTGACTTCTCCATTTTCTACACACCACTGCTCAGTGCTAATGCTTAGCTACTGCTTTGGTTTTCGGTCAAAATCCTGCGAGCATTCAGGCGTTTTCTGACAGCCGGACATGTCCGTATTATTGGATGCTTCACGTCAGGGTTTGTCATTTACCTTCTAAGGTAAAAATGATAACAAAAACTAACAATCCAAAAGTTGCCACCTGACACCACTTAATTTACTCGCAAATTAATATTCGTGGTCACAACTGTGACCATTTTAGTCGCAGTCTAGAGCCctaaatatgaataatattaataacagtaatcattactattattaaaaacattttataaaaatgtgtgtaattTTCTTGATTTCTGAATTTAAATCTCTGGGAAAACTCAGCAATGATCATGAAGAAGCTTTGACACAGAGGCTTTAATGGACAAAAATAACCATTTCTGCAGTGGAGTACATAAGAAACgttagaaataataataataacaacaacaataatgcaAAGGTTCCTACGAAAAGTCTCCTCTTCTTCGGTGGAGTAATCTAAAATCTAAAGCTACCGTGGGTCATTTCTGCACTTGTCAGCATATCGTCTTTAAACTACAAGGAACACTCACTCTTCAGAGAAAAAGACACTCTTAACTTCTGAGAGTGTTTATAAGAATTTAAAGGGATGTGCGCTACATGTAAAGACAGTAATTCTGGCATCCACAACTTAGTCTACATATTACCACAATAGGCCTGCCTATTACTGTTAAAGGGTAAAGAAAAAATGTTGCTGAACTCTAACCTTATCCTATGTTTAAAGGGCTGCTTACAAAACATGAGAATATTTCACTCAGCTACAACAGATAAAATGCTAACCacatgaaggaggaggaggagggggggtgtCTTCATAAGTAATACAACCACCCACTGACACTGTGGTTCATCTTCATAAAACCACCCCTATGTGTGAACCAAGGATTGCCTGGGTGGGCTGTCCTTCTTGGAAGCCTGCCAGTTGAGAAGAATTCAACTGGGTCATCAAGatctatattatattataataaaacatttgagTCATTTATTGATTTCATTTTCTTTGACTGTGAAACAACATCTGTGTTTAATCTCTGATTTACAGAGCAGTTTAATCTAAGTGCTGAATTCAACCTATTAACAATTAGATACTGGGACATCTCTAATgacttttatttgtttagaaataaTATGTATTAAAGTGTTATTAAAATACAACTGGGAACTAACAGAACAACAGCTTAGAtccttttaattatttaaatactttaaaagACTAGTCTTAAATTACCCATCATGGTTTATGGCCTCAAACCTGAAATAAAGAACAACGTGTCTTTCTTTGCCTAATTTTCTCGAGACACATTATCTTCACTGTTTTTACTTGAACTGCTGCTGTCTTCCCGTGAAATCAGGCAGCTGACACAAAGAGAAAATGTAACAGGTAAGTGAATACAGAAATGCTCTGACACGAGTAAgagtcttattttaaaaaaccACAACACGTTTTGGCACTTTCAGTATCACTCAAAAGCATGGTCTCGTTAGTCAGCTTCTCAAGCCAGACAAGAAAAGGAAACCTTTGTTTCAGCGAACATTTAAATGGCTATGGTTCCATTACCTGTGCATCACACCTGGGGATATTACCCTGCTACACCCTGAGAGTATATTGCACTATAATTGCACTCTGATCAAAGCTCTTCAGGTGTTACTCTGTTGTAAGTCACCTAACAAAAGTTCCCCTTCATGCACCTGATTTTATAAAACAGTTTGGTACATTTCCACAAACATTACCCAACGTGttcattcccagctggaaccaaagactAGTGTGAACCTAAACAGACAAACTCTGTATAAATTACCCAAATGTATCATATCATTATGATCTAAACCCACTGAAAATACTTGGTTAAAACTAGAATGTACCAAAGAAATGGTATTATTTTAAACTGCTTGATCCACAAAATATGGCAAACAAAAACTTTAATGACTACTGAATCTGTACgtaccaataaaaaaaaaaaaaaaaaaaaaaatggtcaaAAGGTTTGGCCCAACCCCACCTTGAAGGCTTTTCCTTCACCGGTTTGCTGCAGTTTGGGCACCATCCAAAAATTTAACCCTGCACTTCATGCTACAGCATCTCGACAGTCAAGGAGCCTAGCCGCAGACTTTGGCTCAGCTCTTAAAAGCAAAGTGCTGCTGCAGGTCCAGCTTTTAATAGCAGATCTTATCCTCCACCATGAACAGACTATGATTTCCTGCAAACAGGAGACAGCCAAATGCATCTAGTGCCCCATTTCACACATATGCTCTAATCCAGTGTGGATTGAAATAGGACATTTCAGACACTGGGACACTACAAGAtttccacaagtgtgtgtgtgctcttggCCCTTTGCTTTATCCTCTATTGCAGAGCTGACATACCTGTGCCTGTACTTCAAAAGCATTAGATGCAGTGCTTCAATACATGAAAGTGCAATGAtatcaatctttaaatctagattaaaaacctaccctttcaaacaagcttttggttaatcactcactttcaggttactcctacTCTATTAGTGTTttcgagctggttttcatattatcactgttctgtattaaccctgtcatatgaccatagctacagctctCTAATAActgccaacacgctgtctgtcgctgggttctcttgcctgacctaTGAAGCTTTTCTCGCAGAACaattttgcccgttctttacaaACACcctgttccctttgtctggttttctttctcctgtctctctcatgctttgagatgtcctgctgctctcctggtgtcgccctgatccagcccctgacccagtgtgtcctgtacaagatcctggccttgtctcatctacactctCATGCTTGGCCAttctgttttatctcaaattaactctgcacctacatttaactcacacagaatccctgatcacctcctccttcctcagactcatacatcactaatatactacactcacattactataaccccttcatctgtcatcagttcacttttacttctgttctgttctcttatgtgtctccggtgtcgacccgaggaggatgggttcaccgcatgagtcttggttccttccaaggtttcttcctcgtgtgctgagggagtttttccttgccactgttgcccctggctcgctcataggaggcttggacccggatctctgctttgtgacaactttttgttttgaaaagctctatataaataaaaatttatttgatttgatatagCAGATTTTTCTTAACCTGGTCCAAGGGTCACTTCGACTCTCCACTTCCCTCTAAAAGAAGCTTCAGAATCATAAAAACTAACACAATCAGAACTTTAAGAAGAATTGTAAACACAACCCACTCTTGCTAGGGCCCACAACTCCAACAAAACGAAAACACTGACAGCGTAAATGTCCATAACGTTCAAATGTGTTGTACTATACCTTACAGTCAACAGTTTACCTTCTGTTCTACAATGGTACAAATTCTAGTTCTATACACTCAGACCTTACCCAGTAATTAACCTCGTTGGGCCCCTGTCGAGACCTTTTGTGCATCATTGTTCAAACTTGTTccagtttgtttttctatttttctttagGTGATAACTTACATTTACTTTACTGTCACATTAAGGTAAAATGTTGGAAGACACTTTTAAAACAGCATCTTATATCTATAATAATCATATTTTTAAGCAGTGATGATAATTTCACTTTAAGGTGCTTTCATTAAGCAGTGATTCACACAGAACAGAGTGACATTCTACAGGGAAAAAAAGCacttaaacaaatgtaaaaattcaAATGTTTGCAGTTTCCACATTTACCTGCACTGTGTTCAGTTCGTATGGCCTCCACATTCTGTTTCCTGTCACAACTCATGTGCTGAATACTTGATCTGATTTCTTGTAATCCCTTTGAACCTATAGCAGAAGGCCTCATGGAAGCCTGTGAGGCATTAACCGTTAACCACTGATAAACTGTTAAATTACTCAAGCTCTAATTTATATTTTGCCATGACAGCTGAAACTGAGGAATTTTAAACACTTTATGATTATTTTGTAACGGGTGCCTACAAGCCACAAGCACCACTTCCGCCACATATACGTTGttagacaagaaaaaaaaagaaagaaaaaaaaaaaaaagaaaaaaaaaattatttttcctcATTGCACTTGGTTCAATGGTTGCTGAAAACCACAGGGGCTTTGATATCACACTTCCTTTTATCTTAAAGCTATATTAGCAATCTAATCTCCCATAACTCAAGATACCCAGGAGAAATCACTGATAAATCAAGTGTTACTTAAAAGAATAAgccatatatattttaagttaattTCCCTGATCTAATGCCTACCttctgataataataataataataacccacTAATAGAGTCACACTGAATATTAAACCAAGATATCCATAAGCTTTTGATCAATTTTAAGttacataattttatttaaaacattctcCCGTTTTACCCACCAGTCTAACGCAAGACTGCAATTCACTATGAGTTCAAATGTTGGCTGCCTGTGCAGAGGAGGACTCAAGTAGATTAATGCATTTCTAATTTGCAAGATAATCACAATGTCCGAAGGGGAAGTTAATTTGCATATTTTCAGTTTAGGGCTTTTCCGATTTGCCCTGTTCTCGTTTATCAGCAAACTTAAGATGACTCAGATTATAGCATGCGCTTCTAATGCAGGCAGTGCTCCAATCCCACATGGGGGAGGACCTCCGCTGTTCTCCTAGTATCGATTCACTGTCATTTCCCGCCCTCCCCCCCCACCTCACGCGAGTATGTCAGATGTGCAAATGAGGATGTGTCATCTGCTATGGGATTCCTC from Hoplias malabaricus isolate fHopMal1 chromosome 5, fHopMal1.hap1, whole genome shotgun sequence encodes:
- the mapkapk2a gene encoding MAP kinase-activated protein kinase 2 codes for the protein MSNSQNQPPFPIQQQQQQNPTQFLQFHGKPMQIKKNAITDDYKVTSQVLGLGINGKVLEVLQKKTLAKYALKMLQDCPKARREVELHWRASPCTHIVRIIDVYENLYQSRKCLLIVMECMAGGELFSRIQDRGDQAFTEREASDIMKSIGEAIQFLHGINIAHRDVKPENLLFTSKRPNATLKLTDFGFAKETTTHNSLATPCYTPYYVAPEVLGPEKYDKSCDMWSLGVIMYILLCGYPPFYSNHGLAISPGMKSRIRMGQYEFPNPEWSEVSEEAKQLIRTLLKTEPTQRMTITEFMNHPWINQSMEVPQTPLHTSRVLKEEKDVWEDVKEEMTSALATMRVDYEQIKIKTIEDSSNPLLIKRRKKANVAAGNQTPAC